The proteins below are encoded in one region of Acidithiobacillus ferrooxidans ATCC 23270:
- a CDS encoding type IV pilus secretin PilQ — translation MSPASSTSRHTRRVTASSHARLPLPRPATLAVLAAALCLSSGAAWAESLISSITPVQDQHGTAFLIRSDSRPAYDVNTLNGGYRVRIDFSDAHFLNSVGAVAGSGAVQNVLTENIGHHARLDLLLKSPQAIMMEPAPEGYRLALVADKGNTATSAASTSTVPATSNVAPAPAAAALPVPAPTTASGTQINDLSFKRGKNGGGILDLSISGPQPQMNVTRENGALVVELKDTGIPSSYTHRFGVSQFGTPVQYVDSYPLGRSTRLVFAIHGPYEYSAYQLGQRTLIDVHPKAAEAVDNPNAGARLSMDFQNISVRDALQVIADFTHQNIVVSNNVTGSLSIRLKNEPWEQAFQVILQSQGLAVKHIGNILWVAPASQITSQEEAQLKADASKRKLEPLETELIRIRYAKASEIASLLQGFDQNKEPGGGETGNEMNPAQNAALASALGIPNSSLIGNSLLGPRGSVAVVTRTNSLLVRDTPQDIANIKHLIAKIDRPVPQVLIEARIVQVTTSAAQSLGVNWGGTYTSGGGGGIVNLSGTGATGVTSTQGGAYPMSGTTTTTGTGFTTPALVNLVPSTAGTALASMNPASLGFALGTAAGNRILNLQLQALQADNRAKIISSPKVLTQDNEKAVIEQGQEIPYQQATSSGATAVSFKKAVLSLDVTPHISPNGKITLDVDARNDQPNYAQAMPSGIPINTQQVKTKLLVNNGQTVVIGGIYTDSTTQNETGVPLLRDIPLLGWLFKSHINSVAKTELLVFLTPKVVGGESPGGLGVASAGSNPGT, via the coding sequence ATGAGCCCTGCATCCAGTACCTCCCGCCACACTCGCCGTGTCACCGCAAGTTCGCACGCACGGCTTCCGCTGCCGAGGCCGGCAACCCTTGCCGTTCTGGCGGCGGCCCTCTGCCTGAGTTCTGGCGCCGCGTGGGCGGAGAGCCTCATCAGCAGCATCACGCCGGTACAGGATCAGCATGGCACGGCCTTTCTCATCCGCAGTGACAGTCGCCCCGCCTATGATGTGAATACGCTCAACGGTGGCTACCGCGTACGCATCGATTTCAGTGATGCCCACTTCCTGAACTCCGTGGGCGCCGTCGCGGGCAGCGGCGCGGTGCAAAATGTACTCACCGAGAATATCGGTCACCACGCCCGCCTTGATCTGCTGCTGAAGTCGCCGCAGGCGATCATGATGGAGCCCGCCCCCGAGGGTTATCGACTCGCGCTCGTCGCCGACAAAGGCAACACGGCGACTTCTGCAGCGAGTACTTCGACGGTACCCGCTACCAGCAACGTGGCCCCCGCACCGGCGGCCGCGGCACTACCTGTGCCCGCACCGACCACCGCTTCCGGCACCCAAATCAACGACCTGAGTTTCAAGCGTGGCAAAAACGGCGGCGGCATCCTCGATCTTTCCATCTCCGGTCCGCAACCGCAGATGAACGTCACCCGCGAGAACGGTGCTCTCGTCGTCGAACTCAAAGACACGGGCATTCCGTCCAGCTATACTCACCGCTTTGGCGTCAGTCAGTTCGGCACCCCGGTTCAGTATGTGGATAGCTATCCCCTGGGGCGAAGTACCCGTCTGGTATTCGCCATTCATGGTCCTTACGAGTATTCGGCTTATCAACTGGGGCAGCGCACCTTGATCGATGTACATCCCAAAGCCGCTGAGGCCGTCGACAATCCCAACGCCGGCGCGCGCCTGAGCATGGACTTCCAGAACATCAGCGTGCGCGATGCCCTGCAGGTCATCGCCGACTTCACCCATCAGAACATCGTCGTCTCCAACAATGTGACCGGCAGCCTTTCCATCCGCCTCAAGAATGAGCCGTGGGAACAGGCCTTCCAGGTGATCCTGCAATCTCAGGGGCTGGCGGTAAAACACATCGGCAATATTCTCTGGGTGGCGCCCGCCAGCCAGATCACCAGCCAGGAAGAGGCACAACTGAAGGCCGACGCCAGCAAGCGCAAGCTGGAACCGCTGGAGACGGAACTGATCCGGATCAGATACGCCAAAGCCTCCGAGATCGCCTCGCTGTTGCAGGGTTTCGACCAGAACAAGGAACCCGGCGGCGGAGAGACCGGCAACGAAATGAATCCGGCGCAGAATGCCGCACTGGCCAGTGCGCTGGGCATTCCCAACTCCAGCCTCATCGGTAATTCCCTGCTCGGCCCACGCGGCTCCGTGGCGGTAGTGACTCGCACCAACAGCCTGCTGGTCCGGGATACCCCCCAGGACATCGCCAATATCAAACACCTGATCGCCAAGATCGATCGTCCGGTCCCCCAGGTATTGATCGAAGCGCGCATCGTCCAGGTCACCACCAGTGCGGCACAGTCCCTGGGCGTAAACTGGGGCGGCACCTATACCAGCGGCGGTGGCGGTGGCATCGTCAACCTGTCGGGCACCGGTGCTACGGGGGTTACCTCGACACAGGGCGGCGCCTACCCGATGTCCGGAACAACCACTACCACCGGAACCGGCTTCACCACCCCGGCACTGGTGAATCTGGTACCTTCCACCGCTGGCACCGCCCTCGCCAGCATGAACCCGGCATCACTGGGTTTTGCCCTGGGCACCGCCGCCGGCAATCGGATCCTGAATCTGCAGCTACAGGCTCTACAGGCCGATAATCGCGCCAAGATCATCTCCAGCCCCAAAGTCCTCACGCAGGACAATGAAAAAGCGGTCATCGAACAGGGCCAGGAAATTCCCTATCAGCAGGCCACCAGCAGCGGCGCGACGGCCGTGTCTTTCAAAAAAGCGGTGCTGAGCCTGGACGTCACCCCGCACATCTCGCCCAACGGCAAGATCACCCTGGATGTGGATGCGCGCAATGACCAACCCAACTACGCTCAGGCCATGCCTTCCGGTATTCCCATCAACACCCAGCAGGTCAAAACCAAGCTGCTGGTCAATAATGGGCAAACGGTGGTCATCGGCGGCATTTACACCGACTCGACCACCCAGAATGAAACCGGCGTTCCGCTGCTCCGGGATATTCCCCTGCTGGGCTGGCTCTTCAAAAGCCACATCAACAGTGTGGCCAAGACCGAACTGTTGGTCTTCCTGACCCCCAAGGTCGTCGGTGGCGAGTCTCCAGGGGGACTCGGCGTCGCTTCCGCCGGCAGCAATCCGGGAACATGA
- a CDS encoding pilus assembly protein PilP: MKRSFRIMMVLTGMALLGGCSESDNLSHLQAFVANGPKISAHVTPLPKTPAYQPKAYENPTNRDPFTSFSELLLRKEAAAASTGPRPASHGPLQPLEKYALSSLSVTGIVRDSQGKLWAVLLTPDHKVYRATVGSYIGTHDGRIVHIDDGMTKRSVTVEQFMPNAFGGFQKEQTVLQMQNSH; the protein is encoded by the coding sequence ATGAAGCGTTCTTTCCGTATCATGATGGTGCTTACCGGCATGGCGTTGCTGGGCGGCTGCTCGGAGAGCGACAACCTCAGTCATCTTCAGGCTTTTGTAGCCAACGGACCGAAAATCAGCGCGCACGTCACGCCGCTGCCCAAGACCCCCGCTTACCAGCCGAAGGCTTATGAAAATCCAACGAATCGCGACCCCTTCACGAGCTTTTCGGAACTGCTACTTCGCAAGGAGGCCGCCGCCGCCAGCACGGGTCCACGTCCCGCCAGTCATGGACCACTCCAACCCCTGGAGAAGTACGCGCTTTCCAGCCTGAGCGTGACCGGCATCGTCCGCGACAGCCAGGGCAAGCTCTGGGCCGTGCTCCTCACACCGGATCATAAGGTGTATCGCGCCACGGTCGGCAGTTACATCGGCACCCATGACGGTCGCATCGTACATATTGACGACGGCATGACGAAGCGGTCGGTTACCGTCGAACAATTCATGCCCAACGCCTTCGGTGGATTCCAAAAAGAGCAGACTGTCCTGCAGATGCAGAACAGCCACTGA
- a CDS encoding type IV pilus inner membrane component PilO — translation MTFDELRNLQIDDIVRWPAKTKLVAIVIIVLIFGILAWFEFISPENNQYNQLKTQEDSLKTQVRQKQLLAASLPAYQAQIKEMNRRFQDFLQQLPNRTQIPSLLDDVTLAGRSRGLDFELFQPTSEVNKNFYAKIPVRLKVVGTYNDIGRFAAAVAAMPRIVTINDIDIARMPDVGTTSLAKAQASQKLVMQCTATTYRYLDNRDNAGGRGKNGGKS, via the coding sequence ATGACCTTTGACGAACTCCGCAATCTGCAAATCGACGACATCGTCCGCTGGCCCGCCAAAACCAAACTCGTCGCCATCGTTATCATCGTCCTCATATTCGGTATCCTGGCCTGGTTTGAGTTCATCTCACCCGAGAACAACCAATACAATCAGCTAAAAACCCAGGAAGACAGCCTGAAGACCCAGGTGCGGCAAAAACAGTTGCTGGCCGCCTCCCTGCCCGCCTACCAAGCCCAGATCAAAGAAATGAACCGGCGTTTTCAGGACTTTCTGCAGCAGTTGCCCAACCGCACCCAGATCCCCTCCTTGCTGGATGACGTGACCCTGGCGGGACGCAGCCGCGGGCTGGATTTCGAACTCTTCCAGCCGACCAGTGAGGTCAACAAAAACTTCTACGCGAAGATACCGGTAAGGCTCAAAGTGGTCGGTACCTACAATGATATCGGCCGCTTCGCCGCTGCGGTGGCCGCCATGCCCCGTATCGTCACCATCAACGATATCGACATTGCGCGGATGCCTGATGTGGGTACGACCAGTCTCGCCAAGGCGCAGGCTTCCCAGAAACTGGTCATGCAGTGCACGGCAACCACCTATCGTTACCTGGATAACCGGGACAATGCCGGTGGCCGGGGCAAGAATGGGGGCAAGTCATGA
- a CDS encoding PilN domain-containing protein, with amino-acid sequence MIRINLLPYREAQRVQRSQLLALALVGILLLTALFYYGIYSIFSARVSAEQQKVQYLQNVTTQLNQKIASVADLRKKRDQLLAREDIITDLQDQRDMVVHLFNTLARVTPDGVFLTHLKQAGDSITVDGYSQANDQVAAFMRNIEASRIFEKPELNIISKSKLGNEEVGQFTLQMSIRTPTAAHKSGAPAQNKDTRP; translated from the coding sequence ATGATCCGCATCAATCTGCTGCCTTATCGGGAGGCCCAGCGGGTCCAGCGCAGCCAGCTTTTGGCGCTGGCTCTCGTCGGCATCCTGCTGCTCACCGCGCTGTTCTACTACGGCATCTACAGCATCTTCAGCGCACGCGTTTCCGCCGAACAGCAAAAAGTGCAGTATCTGCAAAACGTCACCACCCAACTGAATCAAAAAATCGCGTCCGTCGCCGACCTGCGCAAGAAACGCGACCAACTGCTCGCCCGCGAGGACATCATCACCGACCTGCAGGACCAGCGGGATATGGTGGTGCATCTCTTCAACACCCTGGCCAGGGTTACACCCGATGGCGTATTCCTGACCCACCTCAAGCAGGCAGGCGACAGCATTACCGTCGACGGCTATTCCCAGGCAAACGATCAGGTCGCGGCGTTCATGCGCAACATCGAGGCCTCCAGGATTTTTGAGAAGCCGGAACTCAACATCATCAGTAAATCCAAACTGGGTAACGAAGAAGTGGGGCAATTCACGCTGCAGATGAGCATCCGCACGCCAACCGCCGCGCATAAAAGTGGCGCGCCTGCGCAGAATAAGGATACCCGGCCATGA
- the pilM gene encoding type IV pilus assembly protein PilM, giving the protein MLRLPSPPLLGLDISPDAVKLVELSKPRGGIRVEHADSEALPPGAVNDRDILDAEAVRRAVRAILERSRIRTKAVATALPANAAIVKVIALPEDLDEVGMEEQIRFESGQYIPYSIDAVNFDFAVLGPDANRRGYNHILLVACKKEAVEDRAAVLEEAGLKPKIVDVKPFALWLLYEHLASVSPPQRNIPGSAVILVEMGSITTNIYAFQEGHPVYSREHNFGLSRLIEEIQRRYDLALNDAQRMERFGGLPPDYGRDVLSPFTRSMAQELFRSLDFFQASMPDIPAGSVHLFGVGARIPQLGEQLRQLVNFPVYVPDPFAGMEMAPQISRRFMDADRSSLAVACGLALRRVSA; this is encoded by the coding sequence GTGCTGCGTCTACCAAGTCCTCCTTTGCTCGGCCTGGATATCAGTCCGGACGCGGTAAAACTCGTGGAACTCTCGAAGCCCCGGGGGGGAATTCGCGTCGAACACGCCGACTCCGAAGCGCTTCCGCCAGGCGCCGTCAATGATCGCGACATCCTGGACGCGGAGGCAGTCAGGCGCGCAGTGCGCGCCATTCTGGAACGATCCCGCATCCGCACCAAGGCCGTGGCGACCGCCTTACCCGCCAATGCCGCCATCGTCAAGGTCATAGCACTTCCGGAAGACCTCGATGAAGTGGGTATGGAGGAGCAGATCCGCTTCGAAAGCGGCCAGTATATTCCCTACAGCATTGATGCCGTCAATTTCGATTTCGCGGTACTCGGGCCGGACGCCAACAGAAGGGGGTATAACCATATATTGTTGGTGGCGTGCAAAAAAGAAGCCGTCGAAGACCGCGCAGCGGTGCTGGAAGAGGCCGGCCTCAAGCCCAAAATTGTCGACGTCAAGCCCTTTGCGCTCTGGTTGTTATATGAGCACCTTGCCAGTGTGTCCCCACCACAGCGCAATATTCCGGGCAGTGCGGTCATTCTGGTGGAGATGGGTAGCATCACCACGAACATTTACGCTTTTCAGGAAGGCCACCCGGTCTACTCCCGAGAACATAATTTCGGTCTCAGTCGTCTGATCGAAGAGATCCAGCGCCGCTACGACCTCGCCCTCAACGATGCGCAACGCATGGAGCGCTTCGGCGGTCTACCGCCGGACTATGGGCGTGATGTGCTCAGCCCCTTTACCCGGAGCATGGCGCAGGAATTGTTTCGCTCTCTGGACTTCTTTCAGGCCAGCATGCCGGATATTCCGGCGGGATCGGTGCATCTCTTTGGTGTCGGAGCCCGGATTCCGCAACTTGGCGAACAGTTGCGCCAGCTCGTGAACTTTCCGGTCTACGTGCCAGATCCTTTTGCGGGCATGGAAATGGCCCCTCAGATCAGTCGTCGTTTCATGGATGCAGACCGGTCATCCCTGGCTGTTGCCTGCGGGTTGGCGCTAAGGAGGGTTTCTGCATGA
- the tadA gene encoding tRNA adenosine(34) deaminase TadA, translating into MMVTDEDPDSRDAAWMALALDYAARAAGQGEVPVGAVLVDVGGHLLAAAHNTPVRDHDPSAHAEMRVLRQAARSLQNYRLTGTTLYVTLEPCVMCVGALLHARVARLVYGAPDPKAGAVESLYHLLEDDRFNHRVMAQGGLLAGPSATLLRDFFQARRRGKRSGSAGIAGAEKQGEEE; encoded by the coding sequence ATGATGGTAACGGACGAAGACCCCGATTCCCGGGATGCCGCGTGGATGGCGCTGGCGCTGGACTATGCAGCGCGTGCGGCAGGGCAGGGTGAGGTGCCCGTGGGCGCTGTCCTGGTGGATGTCGGCGGCCATCTGCTGGCGGCGGCGCACAATACGCCGGTGCGGGACCACGACCCCAGCGCCCACGCGGAAATGCGCGTACTGCGCCAAGCGGCCCGGTCCCTGCAAAACTACCGGTTGACCGGCACGACCCTCTACGTCACGCTGGAGCCGTGCGTGATGTGTGTGGGGGCGCTGCTGCACGCGCGGGTCGCGCGTCTCGTCTATGGCGCGCCGGACCCCAAAGCGGGTGCTGTGGAAAGTCTCTACCACCTGTTGGAAGATGACCGCTTTAATCACCGCGTCATGGCGCAGGGTGGCTTGTTGGCGGGGCCGTCCGCAACTCTGCTGCGGGATTTTTTCCAGGCGCGGCGCCGTGGCAAGCGATCCGGGAGTGCAGGCATTGCCGGGGCTGAGAAGCAGGGGGAAGAGGAATGA
- a CDS encoding secondary thiamine-phosphate synthase enzyme YjbQ, protein MKQYSGAWQMDNGGRGLYDLTPKLQEWLEEVRAGEGWVNLFVPHTSASLLLQENADPDVQRDILDYFARMVPDGDPGFRHRNEGPDDMSAHLRSALTQNSLIIPVREGRAGLGGWQGVFLFEHRVRPVSRRVLVSFQGVAKEV, encoded by the coding sequence ATGAAGCAGTACAGCGGTGCATGGCAGATGGACAATGGTGGTCGCGGACTCTACGATCTCACCCCGAAATTGCAGGAGTGGTTGGAGGAGGTGCGTGCCGGAGAGGGGTGGGTGAACCTCTTCGTCCCTCACACGTCGGCCAGTCTGTTGTTGCAGGAAAACGCTGATCCCGATGTGCAAAGGGATATCCTCGATTATTTTGCACGCATGGTTCCGGATGGTGATCCCGGCTTTCGCCATCGCAATGAAGGGCCGGATGATATGTCGGCACATCTGCGCAGCGCGCTGACTCAGAATAGTCTGATCATCCCGGTGCGGGAGGGGCGGGCGGGGCTGGGGGGCTGGCAGGGAGTTTTTCTGTTTGAACACCGGGTGCGACCAGTCAGCCGCCGGGTGCTGGTCAGCTTCCAGGGTGTTGCAAAGGAGGTGTGA
- a CDS encoding endonuclease MutS2, producing MEADLKPLEFEGIRRLLERLCATPFGADAARNIAPAPTLMAARQLQAAIAAARLGLESGEGPVLPDLPDVRAAIRQVASPGAALAGTAFRNLALLLRVGVQLRPYVENRPALLPAGPERLDAAADLLPRMDAVLLPNGNVREDGNEALRRLHGELRAEREQIQKTLQGHLRVAGAKIHWAGQRACVHLPDGAVDNIRGVRRGTGPGGHGVLVEPMEMVAGNNRLEKLAGGIEQENQAVLRALSDAARDRLSGLQHLVESLTWLDLAIAGAQLSIHLHGKAAEMVDEPVLLLEGAYHPQLILAYAEKHGPQPRPLSVHIDAECPILVVTGPNTGGKSVSLKTVGLLTVMAHCGLHIPVSGRAVVGNFTRIFVDMGDPQSVAFALSTYSGHVEVLKRLLTDADDHTLILLDELGTGTDPEEGAALAMAVLDDLAGRGVRGMVTTHLTPLKAFADAHSCLRNASMRFDQERLEPTYDLQIGVPGSSMGLVIAARRGLPDALIRKARAYLESLHNR from the coding sequence ATGGAAGCTGACCTCAAGCCCCTGGAATTCGAGGGTATCCGCCGGCTGCTCGAAAGGCTCTGCGCAACGCCTTTCGGGGCCGATGCCGCGCGCAATATTGCCCCCGCCCCAACGCTGATGGCCGCCCGCCAGTTGCAGGCGGCCATCGCCGCCGCCCGCCTGGGCCTGGAATCCGGTGAAGGCCCAGTCCTCCCGGATCTGCCGGATGTACGGGCTGCCATCCGCCAGGTGGCGTCGCCCGGGGCGGCGCTGGCCGGCACCGCCTTTCGCAACCTCGCACTGTTGTTGCGCGTCGGCGTGCAGTTGCGGCCTTACGTGGAAAACCGCCCGGCGCTTCTGCCCGCCGGCCCGGAGCGCCTGGATGCGGCAGCGGACCTGTTGCCGCGGATGGACGCCGTACTCCTGCCCAACGGCAACGTGCGCGAGGATGGTAACGAGGCGCTGCGCCGACTGCATGGTGAACTGAGGGCGGAGCGCGAACAGATTCAGAAAACCCTGCAGGGACACCTGCGGGTAGCGGGAGCGAAGATCCACTGGGCCGGTCAGCGTGCTTGCGTGCATTTGCCCGATGGGGCGGTGGACAATATTCGCGGAGTGCGGCGCGGCACAGGTCCTGGTGGGCATGGTGTCCTGGTAGAGCCGATGGAGATGGTGGCGGGCAACAACCGGCTGGAGAAGCTCGCCGGCGGTATCGAGCAGGAAAACCAGGCCGTCCTCCGTGCCCTCAGTGACGCGGCACGCGACCGTCTGAGCGGCCTGCAGCATCTGGTGGAGTCACTCACCTGGCTGGATCTCGCCATCGCGGGCGCGCAACTGTCCATCCATCTCCATGGCAAAGCGGCGGAGATGGTGGATGAGCCGGTGCTGTTGCTGGAAGGGGCTTATCATCCACAACTGATCCTCGCCTATGCGGAGAAGCATGGCCCCCAGCCCCGGCCGCTATCGGTGCATATCGATGCGGAGTGCCCGATTCTGGTGGTGACCGGACCCAATACGGGCGGCAAGAGCGTTTCGCTGAAGACGGTCGGATTGCTCACGGTGATGGCCCACTGCGGTTTGCACATTCCGGTAAGCGGGCGCGCCGTGGTCGGAAATTTCACCCGCATTTTTGTGGATATGGGCGATCCGCAGAGCGTCGCTTTTGCGTTGTCTACCTATTCCGGCCATGTAGAGGTTCTCAAGAGACTGCTTACGGATGCGGATGACCATACCCTTATCCTGCTCGACGAACTGGGTACTGGTACGGACCCGGAGGAGGGGGCTGCGCTGGCGATGGCGGTGCTCGACGACCTGGCGGGACGCGGAGTGCGCGGGATGGTGACGACCCATCTCACGCCGCTCAAGGCCTTTGCGGATGCCCACTCTTGTCTGCGTAACGCCTCCATGCGCTTTGATCAGGAGCGCCTGGAGCCCACCTATGATCTGCAGATCGGCGTGCCGGGGTCTTCCATGGGGCTGGTCATCGCGGCTCGGCGCGGGCTACCTGATGCGTTGATCCGCAAGGCACGCGCTTATCTGGAGTCTCTGCACAACCGGTAA
- the ilvB gene encoding biosynthetic-type acetolactate synthase large subunit, whose product MTSPTTTQDRPVPGQQTEELTGAEIVVRALRDEGVEYVFGYPGGAVLYIYDKLAQEDAVKHILVRHEQAAVHAADAYSRVTGKVGVVLVTSGPGATNAVTGIATAYMDSVPLVVITGQVPVALIGNDAFQEVDTVGITRPCTKHNFLVKDVRDLASTLKTAFYLAATGRPGPVLVDIPKDITSHKAAYHYPEKITLRSYKPTVKGHSGQVRKAMQIITGAQRPMFYTGGGIILGNASEALRKLVRTLGVPITHTLMGLGAYPASDRQFLGMLGMHGTYEANMAVQHCDVLVALGARFDDRVTGNLAKFAPHARIVHVDVDPSSISKNVRVDVPVVGDLQQVLLEMNHMLEENDQRNDPQAMQTWWAQIEEWRGRDCLHYNQDDRVIKPQFVVQKLFELTEGNAIITSDVGQHQMWAAQFYGFDRPRRWVNSGGLGTMGFGLPAAMGAQVAEPDSTVVCITGDGSIQMNIQELSTCLQYRLPVKVACLNNHYLGMVRQWQEFFYENRYAMSYVDALPDFVKLAEAYGHVGLRAHTPADVEPVIREALRLKDRMVFMDFQVDPTENVYPMVPAGAALSEMILV is encoded by the coding sequence ATGACGTCCCCGACGACCACGCAGGATCGCCCTGTTCCCGGACAGCAGACGGAAGAGCTGACGGGGGCGGAGATTGTAGTCCGTGCCTTGCGTGACGAAGGCGTGGAATATGTTTTCGGCTATCCGGGCGGCGCCGTGCTGTATATCTATGACAAATTGGCCCAGGAAGATGCCGTCAAGCATATTCTGGTGCGCCACGAGCAGGCGGCGGTGCATGCGGCGGATGCTTATTCCCGGGTGACCGGCAAGGTCGGTGTGGTGCTGGTCACCAGCGGCCCGGGTGCCACCAATGCGGTTACCGGCATTGCCACGGCGTACATGGATTCCGTGCCCCTGGTGGTGATCACCGGGCAGGTGCCCGTTGCGCTCATCGGTAATGACGCCTTCCAGGAAGTGGATACGGTGGGTATCACGCGGCCCTGCACCAAGCATAATTTTTTGGTGAAGGACGTTCGTGATCTGGCGAGCACCCTGAAGACCGCGTTTTATCTGGCGGCGACGGGGCGACCTGGGCCAGTGTTGGTGGACATCCCCAAAGATATCACCAGCCATAAGGCCGCCTATCACTATCCCGAAAAAATCACTCTGCGTTCCTACAAACCGACGGTGAAAGGTCACTCGGGGCAGGTACGTAAGGCGATGCAGATCATTACCGGCGCGCAGCGGCCGATGTTCTATACCGGCGGTGGCATTATCCTTGGCAACGCCTCTGAGGCGCTTCGCAAGCTGGTCCGTACCCTGGGCGTGCCCATCACTCATACCCTCATGGGGTTGGGCGCTTATCCGGCATCCGATCGCCAGTTCCTCGGGATGCTGGGCATGCATGGCACCTATGAGGCCAACATGGCGGTGCAGCATTGCGATGTGCTGGTGGCCCTGGGCGCGCGTTTTGATGATCGTGTCACGGGCAACCTCGCCAAATTCGCGCCGCACGCACGGATTGTGCATGTGGATGTCGACCCCTCCTCCATCTCCAAGAATGTGCGGGTGGATGTGCCCGTCGTTGGCGATTTGCAGCAGGTGCTGCTGGAGATGAATCATATGCTGGAGGAGAACGATCAGCGCAACGATCCCCAAGCCATGCAGACCTGGTGGGCGCAGATCGAGGAGTGGAGGGGGCGTGACTGTCTGCACTATAACCAGGATGATCGTGTCATCAAGCCGCAGTTTGTGGTGCAGAAACTCTTTGAACTGACGGAAGGTAACGCCATCATCACCTCGGATGTGGGACAGCACCAGATGTGGGCGGCACAGTTTTATGGTTTTGACCGGCCACGGCGCTGGGTCAACAGCGGCGGGCTGGGCACCATGGGCTTCGGGCTCCCGGCGGCCATGGGCGCACAGGTTGCCGAGCCGGATTCGACGGTGGTCTGCATTACGGGCGACGGCAGTATCCAGATGAATATTCAGGAGTTGTCCACCTGCTTACAATATCGTTTGCCCGTCAAGGTGGCGTGTCTCAACAATCATTATCTGGGGATGGTGCGCCAGTGGCAGGAGTTCTTCTATGAGAACCGTTACGCGATGAGTTATGTGGATGCCTTGCCGGATTTCGTCAAGTTGGCCGAAGCCTATGGGCACGTCGGTCTGCGCGCCCACACGCCCGCCGATGTGGAACCGGTGATCCGCGAGGCGCTGCGTCTGAAAGATCGGATGGTGTTCATGGACTTCCAGGTGGACCCGACCGAGAACGTCTACCCCATGGTGCCTGCGGGTGCAGCCCTCTCCGAAATGATTCTGGTATGA
- the ilvN gene encoding acetolactate synthase small subunit: MTMRHIISILLENEAGALSRVAGLFSARGYNIEAMTVAPTHDPSISRMTVATRGSDEIMEQVLKQLNKLVEVVRVHDLTEGPHIERELMLVKVHAMGPDREEVKRLSDIFRGRIIDVTDRSYTMELTGTGEKLDAFIQSLDPGMVIEVVRSGASAISRGAKAI, from the coding sequence ATGACCATGCGCCATATCATTTCCATTCTGCTGGAAAACGAGGCGGGAGCCCTGTCTCGGGTGGCGGGGTTGTTCTCGGCGCGTGGCTATAACATCGAGGCGATGACGGTCGCGCCGACCCATGACCCGAGTATCTCGCGGATGACCGTGGCTACCCGCGGCTCCGACGAGATCATGGAACAGGTCCTCAAGCAGTTGAACAAGCTGGTGGAAGTGGTCCGCGTCCATGACCTGACCGAAGGACCGCATATCGAGCGTGAGTTGATGCTCGTCAAGGTCCATGCCATGGGGCCGGATCGCGAGGAAGTCAAAAGGCTGTCGGATATTTTCCGGGGGCGCATCATCGACGTGACGGACCGCTCCTATACCATGGAACTGACTGGTACCGGCGAGAAGCTGGATGCTTTTATCCAGTCTCTTGATCCCGGCATGGTCATCGAAGTGGTGCGCAGCGGGGCCAGCGCCATCAGTCGCGGCGCCAAGGCCATATAG